From the Acetobacter aceti genome, one window contains:
- a CDS encoding trypsin-like peptidase domain-containing protein, whose amino-acid sequence MPVKNSSIRQTRKRFMTTAAVMAGLGVTALASPLVPDLIPSALADAPGPIQPTSPNRTIPDFVTLVKQVKPAVVSITAMIRPDPAEGEEQGMQQLPFPFPFQMLPQQQRQAVEARGSGFILSADGFVVTNNHVVKGATKVTATLDDGTTLQARVIGRDPKTDIALLKLNSTRKLPFIELGESDDVQPGEWVIAVGNPYGLGGTVTAGIVSALGRDIGDGPYDNFFQVDAPINRGNSGGPLITQDGKVVGVNTAIFSPSGGSIGIGFAIPSDTVKTVVSQLQKTGHVTRGYLGVEAQVISQSMASALNLKPATPDAPPAGALVANITPDSPAAKAGVKAGDVIVKLNGKVVETPHTLAVKVAAIAPGTDATLTVLRNGTPKDLTVHIVNQSAASNASSAGAGAHGEKIGVSLQPLTGDIRQQLGLDHSVHGVVVSDVQPGSPADQAGLRPGDLIQAVGEQAVETPSAAVSAVSAALKARHAVMLRILRDGQSLFVAVSLDGNSDNSAPSSDDDGQ is encoded by the coding sequence ATGCCAGTAAAGAATTCGTCGATCCGCCAGACCCGCAAGCGTTTCATGACGACAGCTGCCGTCATGGCGGGTCTCGGTGTCACAGCACTTGCATCACCTCTCGTTCCGGATCTGATTCCATCCGCTCTCGCCGATGCGCCAGGCCCCATCCAGCCGACCAGTCCGAACCGGACTATTCCTGATTTCGTGACGCTGGTGAAACAGGTGAAACCGGCCGTCGTGTCCATCACTGCGATGATCCGTCCCGACCCGGCTGAGGGTGAAGAACAGGGCATGCAGCAGTTGCCCTTTCCTTTTCCCTTCCAGATGCTGCCGCAGCAGCAGCGCCAGGCTGTAGAAGCTCGTGGGTCGGGTTTCATTCTGTCGGCTGACGGTTTTGTCGTGACCAATAATCATGTGGTCAAAGGGGCGACAAAGGTCACGGCGACGCTCGATGACGGCACAACCCTTCAGGCCCGCGTCATTGGTCGCGATCCGAAAACCGATATCGCGCTGCTCAAGCTGAACAGCACCAGAAAGCTGCCGTTTATCGAACTCGGTGAGTCCGACGATGTGCAGCCAGGTGAGTGGGTCATCGCCGTGGGCAACCCTTACGGGCTTGGCGGCACGGTCACGGCGGGTATCGTTTCCGCTCTGGGACGTGACATCGGCGACGGGCCTTACGATAACTTCTTTCAGGTCGACGCACCGATCAACCGGGGCAACTCGGGTGGTCCGCTCATCACACAGGACGGCAAGGTTGTCGGTGTGAATACAGCCATTTTCTCGCCGTCAGGTGGGTCGATCGGCATTGGTTTCGCCATCCCTTCCGACACCGTGAAAACGGTGGTGTCGCAGCTTCAGAAGACCGGTCATGTGACACGCGGTTATCTTGGCGTCGAGGCTCAGGTCATCTCGCAGTCCATGGCGAGCGCCCTGAACCTGAAGCCAGCGACCCCGGATGCGCCACCCGCGGGTGCGCTTGTCGCCAACATCACGCCTGACAGTCCTGCGGCCAAAGCCGGCGTCAAGGCGGGGGATGTGATCGTCAAACTGAATGGCAAAGTGGTTGAGACGCCTCACACATTGGCGGTGAAGGTTGCGGCCATCGCGCCGGGAACGGATGCCACGCTCACAGTGCTGCGGAACGGAACACCGAAAGATCTCACTGTTCACATTGTGAATCAGTCTGCAGCCAGCAATGCTTCATCCGCTGGTGCCGGAGCTCATGGTGAGAAGATCGGTGTGAGTCTGCAACCGCTGACTGGCGATATCCGCCAGCAGCTTGGTCTCGATCATTCCGTGCATGGCGTGGTGGTGTCGGACGTTCAGCCGGGCTCTCCGGCGGATCAGGCTGGTCTGCGTCCCGGCGACCTGATTCAGGCTGTTGGTGAACAGGCGGTCGAGACGCCATCTGCGGCCGTTTCCGCTGTTTCTGCGGCGCTGAAAGCGCGTCATGCCGTGATGCTGCGTATTCTGCGCGATGGTCAGTCGCTGTTTGTCGCTGTGTCTCTGGATGGTAATTCAGATAACAGCGCGCCGTCTTCCGACGACGACGGACAGTAG
- a CDS encoding MFS transporter: MLFKTLPGSTIVGLCALFACTFTALTSEVAPVGLLLDMARAFHIQEGQAGLAISAFALMVAFGAVPLTIVTGKMDRKMLVLLSLGGYIASNLVVALAPTFLVLCLGRMIGGLAHAVLMSVVAAYAARLVPPAMTGRAISFVYGGTSLGAILGVPGSAAIGHFANWRIAMFIMTGLAALLLLFIAIKLPPVAAPSSATPGGVPAIRSREAIRNFGLVVLVDVVFFFAHNLLYTYVTPLLLQHGVADNDLSVVLLVTGSLSIVGLWLASLMVDRRPALGLLCAGVLMLVGMGLMSGHIMTGWECVVAIAIWCIGFSAIVPFVMSGAIRANATQADVAGAAINSASNVGILLGSATGGQVLSLAGFGVLTPVSLAVVLIGIGIGLVSPKAFPWKLANHH; encoded by the coding sequence ATGCTTTTCAAAACACTTCCCGGTTCGACGATAGTCGGTCTGTGCGCGCTCTTCGCCTGTACTTTCACCGCACTGACGAGTGAGGTTGCTCCTGTCGGGCTTCTTCTTGATATGGCGCGGGCCTTCCATATTCAGGAGGGGCAGGCAGGACTGGCGATCAGCGCCTTCGCTCTGATGGTGGCGTTCGGTGCTGTGCCGCTGACCATCGTCACGGGAAAAATGGACCGCAAGATGCTGGTGCTGCTATCTCTCGGTGGCTACATTGCGTCCAATCTCGTTGTCGCGCTAGCGCCCACATTCCTTGTTCTCTGCCTGGGGCGGATGATCGGAGGGCTCGCCCATGCGGTGCTGATGTCCGTCGTCGCGGCCTATGCAGCGCGGCTTGTGCCACCAGCCATGACTGGACGCGCCATTTCCTTTGTCTACGGCGGCACGTCTCTCGGGGCGATTCTCGGAGTGCCGGGTTCAGCGGCGATAGGTCATTTCGCCAACTGGCGCATCGCCATGTTCATCATGACAGGACTGGCGGCCCTGCTTCTGCTCTTCATCGCCATCAAGCTGCCTCCTGTCGCAGCCCCCTCCTCTGCCACGCCGGGTGGCGTACCGGCAATCCGCTCCCGCGAGGCGATCCGGAACTTCGGCCTCGTCGTGCTTGTGGACGTTGTCTTCTTCTTTGCCCACAATCTGCTCTACACGTACGTGACGCCGCTTCTGCTGCAACATGGCGTGGCTGACAACGATCTCAGCGTTGTTCTACTTGTCACGGGCAGTCTGAGCATCGTCGGACTGTGGCTGGCCAGCCTGATGGTGGATCGCCGACCTGCTCTGGGGCTGCTGTGTGCAGGCGTCCTGATGCTGGTCGGCATGGGCTTGATGTCCGGACATATCATGACTGGATGGGAGTGCGTCGTCGCCATCGCCATCTGGTGCATCGGTTTTTCAGCCATTGTGCCTTTTGTGATGTCGGGCGCCATTCGCGCCAATGCCACGCAGGCTGACGTTGCCGGGGCCGCCATCAACAGCGCAAGCAATGTGGGTATCCTGCTGGGATCAGCCACCGGCGGTCAGGTCCTGTCCCTCGCCGGGTTCGGTGTGCTGACCCCCGTATCGCTTGCAGTCGTGCTCATCGGTATCGGAATTGGCCTTGTCAGCCCGAAAGCTTTCCCCTGGAAGCTGGCGAATCATCACTGA
- the thyX gene encoding FAD-dependent thymidylate synthase, with protein MPLTDAQRTEIEEHGQTTATTKRPTVPALEEILFKAHPILDHGFVRVIDYMGDDAAIVQAARVSYGRGTRKVSEDTGLIRYLMRHRHSTPFEMCEIKFHIKLPIFIARQWIRHRTANVNEYSARYSILDREFYLPSPEHMAAQSVSNRQGRGDVLDAETAAKIMNLLRDDAIRCYDTYENLLDTENGPGLARELARMNLTLNTYTQWYWKVDLHNLMHFLSLRIDPHAQYEIRAYAEVMLAMLEAWVPIAASAFKEYRVGAVTFSATMVALLRKMLTGETVTQENSGLSRREWDEFQTVLHG; from the coding sequence ATGCCCCTGACCGACGCCCAGCGCACCGAAATCGAAGAGCACGGTCAGACAACGGCCACGACCAAACGCCCTACCGTACCCGCGCTGGAAGAGATTCTCTTCAAGGCGCACCCGATTCTGGACCACGGTTTTGTTCGTGTCATCGACTATATGGGCGACGATGCCGCCATCGTGCAGGCCGCCCGCGTTTCCTATGGCCGAGGAACCCGCAAGGTCTCGGAAGATACCGGTCTGATCCGCTATCTGATGCGTCACCGGCACTCGACGCCGTTCGAAATGTGCGAGATCAAATTCCATATCAAGCTGCCGATTTTCATCGCGCGCCAGTGGATTCGCCATCGCACAGCCAACGTGAACGAATATTCCGCGCGCTACTCGATCCTCGACAGGGAGTTCTATCTCCCCTCCCCCGAGCACATGGCTGCCCAGAGCGTCAGCAACCGTCAGGGCCGCGGCGACGTGCTGGATGCCGAGACCGCCGCGAAGATCATGAATCTGCTGCGGGATGACGCCATTCGCTGCTACGACACCTACGAGAATCTGCTCGACACAGAGAATGGTCCGGGTCTGGCGCGTGAGCTGGCACGGATGAACCTGACGCTGAACACATACACGCAGTGGTACTGGAAAGTGGATCTACACAATCTGATGCACTTCCTGTCCCTGCGCATCGACCCACATGCGCAGTACGAAATTCGTGCCTATGCCGAAGTCATGCTGGCCATGCTCGAAGCATGGGTGCCGATCGCGGCTTCCGCGTTCAAGGAATACCGTGTCGGTGCGGTGACATTTTCCGCCACCATGGTCGCCCTGCTCCGCAAGATGCTGACCGGAGAAACCGTGACGCAGGAAAACTCCGGTCTGTCACGGCGTGAGTGGGACGAGTTCCAGACGGTGCTGCATGGCTGA
- a CDS encoding helix-turn-helix transcriptional regulator produces the protein MDVTLYGADSITEFFTQRFAPVRIETESNNKILGMQGRFGSLLGVGFSRAEFSGHFRIALLIPQDVVFFCLPLKNVLTFRSGRETVSASPDTAVAIDMMSTPLLEIPDGYTHYTLFFHRSLLVERLSGLLNRPVVNSLVFESQIATKSLSATALQSMLFFVTSSSFSDELGRTRLTAMRVHEMLIDFVLESWPNSYSKALNQPQPVVAPRHVKLATDFICDNPQKTISVSELAMLTGTSLRSLQTGFRRFLGLSITAYQRQIRLERAREDIRREPGTPVQEIALRWGFTNTGRFTRYFREAYGISPARLARQ, from the coding sequence ATGGACGTCACACTTTATGGAGCGGATAGCATTACAGAGTTCTTTACCCAGCGTTTTGCTCCTGTAAGAATTGAAACGGAATCCAACAACAAAATACTTGGAATGCAGGGACGCTTTGGCTCTCTCCTGGGGGTAGGTTTCAGCAGGGCAGAGTTTTCTGGCCACTTCCGTATCGCTCTCCTGATCCCGCAGGATGTAGTGTTTTTTTGCCTGCCCCTGAAAAATGTGCTGACTTTCCGGTCCGGGCGGGAAACCGTTTCCGCCTCACCCGATACGGCAGTGGCGATTGATATGATGTCCACCCCATTGCTCGAGATTCCGGATGGCTACACACATTATACGCTGTTTTTCCACCGGTCGCTACTCGTCGAACGTTTGTCGGGTCTGCTGAATCGTCCTGTCGTCAACAGTCTTGTTTTCGAATCACAGATAGCGACGAAATCCCTCTCCGCGACCGCCTTACAATCTATGCTATTTTTCGTCACGTCTTCCAGCTTTTCGGATGAACTAGGCCGGACAAGGCTGACGGCCATGCGCGTACATGAAATGCTGATCGATTTCGTACTGGAAAGCTGGCCGAATAGTTATTCGAAAGCCTTAAACCAGCCGCAACCAGTGGTCGCGCCACGGCATGTCAAGCTCGCCACCGATTTCATATGCGACAATCCTCAGAAAACCATATCTGTCTCTGAGCTAGCCATGCTAACAGGAACCAGCCTACGATCACTCCAGACCGGGTTCCGCCGGTTTCTTGGATTATCAATCACCGCCTATCAGCGCCAGATCAGACTGGAACGGGCACGGGAGGATATCCGCCGAGAACCCGGAACGCCCGTTCAGGAAATTGCACTACGCTGGGGATTTACCAATACCGGGCGCTTCACCCGCTATTTCAGGGAAGCTTATGGTATCTCTCCAGCCCGCCTTGCCAGACAGTAA
- a CDS encoding globin-coupled sensor protein → MSGQHYGSPELHDDNIENRVVRERLRFMQMSSQDCAAIRSLKPLVERELSVALGKFYAEVRKTPETMKFFSSEMDISRAAAAQAGHWGNISNGDFSQDYATRAQTVGRVHARIGLEPRWYMGGYAIILDHLIQAAVAEVFPKSGFFNKPAMTSVEFGKALGSLAKAVLLDMDLAISVYIDEAEKARKIGEANAIAEEQKLVCGSFGKAMAAVATKDLTCEITGELPKAYQPLRGDFNNSLDILRRSLSSVADVAISIEEATGKISHAAEDLAQRTAQQASSIEKTAASLDQITVMVRATAQRAEDVGSLVERSRRGAEQSEAVVQKAMDTMGAIERSSEAIGSIMDMMDEIAFQTNLLALNAGVEAARAGTTGRGFAVIATEIRVLAQRSASAAKEIKTLITQSREEVRSGVTLVGETGAVLKSIVGDVTEINAHISAIVEATCGQAKGLQDINEAVATIDHNTQQNATMVEQTSAASRNLAVEVRELSAMLGTFHLMDNKTSEKFSNMLETHALSF, encoded by the coding sequence TTGTCTGGCCAGCATTACGGATCACCAGAATTACATGATGACAATATTGAAAACAGGGTCGTGCGGGAGCGTCTGCGTTTCATGCAGATGTCATCGCAGGACTGTGCAGCCATACGGTCACTGAAACCTTTGGTGGAACGGGAACTGTCAGTAGCTCTCGGTAAATTCTATGCTGAAGTCCGCAAAACGCCGGAAACCATGAAGTTTTTTTCGTCGGAGATGGATATCAGCCGGGCGGCAGCGGCGCAGGCCGGACACTGGGGAAATATTTCCAATGGCGATTTCAGTCAGGATTATGCAACCCGTGCCCAGACTGTAGGTCGAGTACACGCCCGGATCGGTCTGGAACCGCGATGGTATATGGGTGGTTACGCCATTATCCTGGATCATCTCATACAGGCGGCCGTAGCCGAGGTTTTCCCTAAAAGCGGCTTTTTCAATAAGCCGGCGATGACATCAGTCGAATTCGGCAAGGCGCTTGGTAGTCTGGCTAAGGCTGTCCTGTTGGATATGGACCTTGCGATCTCCGTATATATTGATGAGGCTGAGAAGGCGAGGAAGATTGGCGAGGCCAACGCGATTGCGGAGGAACAAAAGCTTGTTTGTGGAAGTTTCGGCAAGGCTATGGCGGCCGTAGCCACAAAGGATCTCACCTGTGAAATAACGGGTGAACTTCCGAAAGCGTATCAGCCTCTCCGTGGCGACTTCAATAATTCTCTTGATATTTTACGTCGTTCCCTTAGCTCTGTTGCGGATGTCGCTATTTCTATTGAGGAAGCGACAGGTAAGATCAGTCATGCTGCCGAAGACCTTGCGCAACGCACAGCGCAACAGGCCTCTTCCATTGAGAAAACGGCTGCGTCTCTGGATCAGATCACGGTCATGGTGCGTGCGACGGCTCAGCGCGCCGAAGATGTCGGTAGTCTGGTTGAGCGATCCAGGCGCGGTGCCGAGCAATCCGAGGCCGTTGTGCAGAAGGCCATGGATACCATGGGTGCAATTGAACGCTCATCTGAAGCGATTGGCAGTATCATGGATATGATGGATGAAATCGCTTTTCAGACAAATCTTCTGGCGCTGAATGCGGGAGTGGAGGCCGCCCGTGCGGGAACGACTGGACGGGGATTTGCTGTGATTGCTACAGAAATAAGAGTGCTGGCCCAGCGTTCGGCTAGCGCAGCCAAAGAGATCAAGACTCTCATTACGCAGTCGCGCGAAGAGGTCCGTTCTGGCGTGACGCTGGTAGGCGAGACTGGCGCTGTTCTGAAATCCATTGTTGGAGATGTAACGGAAATCAACGCTCATATCTCGGCGATTGTGGAAGCTACGTGCGGACAGGCCAAAGGGTTGCAGGACATTAATGAAGCCGTTGCCACGATTGATCATAACACGCAGCAAAACGCGACCATGGTCGAGCAGACTTCAGCGGCCAGTCGTAATCTTGCCGTTGAAGTCAGGGAGCTTAGCGCCATGCTCGGTACGTTTCATCTGATGGATAACAAAACGTCGGAAAAATTCAGCAATATGTTGGAAACGCACGCTCTGTCATTCTGA
- a CDS encoding SspB family protein: MTDNQDGSGPGGDLPESMLPYDVWMEDAYRDVMLRALEHVSREGLAGGHHFYLSFRTDWPGVDIPSRLRAQYPHEMTIVLQHQFWDLKVDREQRCVSVGLSFGGVGSILTVPVAAMTGFADPHIQLSMRFNPGEKAHDEAENAEIAPEAAPEDLAPNTDAAVVSLDAFRKKGPKPS; encoded by the coding sequence ATGACCGACAATCAGGATGGCAGCGGACCGGGCGGCGACCTGCCGGAGAGCATGCTGCCGTATGACGTCTGGATGGAAGACGCCTACCGCGATGTCATGCTGCGTGCGCTCGAACATGTGAGCCGTGAAGGGCTTGCAGGCGGCCATCATTTCTATCTGTCTTTCCGGACCGACTGGCCGGGCGTGGATATTCCATCGCGTCTGCGCGCCCAGTATCCGCATGAGATGACGATCGTGTTGCAGCACCAGTTCTGGGATCTGAAAGTGGACCGTGAACAGCGCTGCGTCTCGGTTGGACTGTCTTTCGGAGGAGTCGGATCGATACTCACGGTTCCGGTGGCGGCCATGACCGGCTTCGCGGATCCGCATATCCAGCTTTCAATGCGCTTCAACCCCGGAGAAAAAGCGCATGACGAAGCAGAGAACGCGGAAATAGCTCCAGAAGCGGCGCCAGAAGATTTGGCGCCGAACACGGACGCCGCCGTCGTGAGTCTCGATGCTTTTCGTAAAAAGGGTCCAAAGCCGAGCTGA
- a CDS encoding fumarate hydratase: protein MTADTTAPKAPAQKAASKTPAIRDFSYAPLFQLGRDETPYRKLDIGGVSTSKIGDKTILHVEPEALSALAAEAFNDIAHLLRPSHLQSLANILKDPEASDNDRFVALDLLKNACIAAGGALPMCQDTGTAIVVGKKGQRVWVEGNDDEAFARGVYKTYTTTALRYSQMAPLTIFDEKNTGTNLPVQVDIAANPGDYHPEEYDLLFVAKGGGSANKTFLFQETRALIFNKETLLKWLETKLRTLGTSACPPYHLAIVLGGMSAEQTLKTVKMASTHYYDSLPETGNENGQAFRDKEMEAEVLKLTQKLGIGAQFGGKYFCHDVRVVRLPRHGASFPVGIGVSCSADRQAKARITAEGVFLEQLEHDPARFLPETTDEHLEGEAVNIDLNRPMDEIRKELSKYPVKTRLSLTGTMVVARDIAHAKFKERLEKGEGLPQYLKDHPVYYAGPAKTPAGMPTGSFGPTTAGRMDSYVAEFQKAGGSYVMLAKGNRSKAVKDACQTYGGFYLGSVGGPAARLAKDCIRKVEVLEYPELGMEAVWKIEVENFPAFIVIDDKGDDFYAGLT from the coding sequence ATGACTGCTGACACCACCGCGCCAAAAGCTCCGGCGCAGAAGGCTGCGTCCAAGACGCCGGCGATCAGGGATTTTTCCTATGCCCCGCTGTTTCAGCTGGGCAGGGATGAAACCCCCTACCGCAAACTCGATATCGGCGGGGTCAGCACATCGAAGATCGGTGACAAGACCATTCTGCATGTCGAGCCGGAAGCCCTGTCCGCGCTGGCGGCGGAGGCCTTCAACGATATCGCCCATCTCCTGCGACCCTCGCATCTCCAGTCGCTCGCCAACATCCTCAAGGATCCGGAAGCATCCGATAATGACCGGTTTGTCGCGCTCGACCTGCTGAAAAACGCCTGCATCGCCGCTGGTGGCGCGCTGCCGATGTGTCAGGACACCGGCACGGCCATTGTGGTCGGCAAGAAAGGCCAGCGTGTCTGGGTCGAGGGCAATGACGACGAAGCCTTCGCACGCGGTGTTTATAAGACCTACACAACCACTGCCCTGCGCTATTCGCAGATGGCGCCGCTGACGATCTTCGACGAGAAGAACACAGGCACCAATCTGCCTGTGCAGGTGGATATCGCCGCCAATCCGGGTGACTATCACCCCGAGGAATACGATCTTCTTTTCGTCGCCAAGGGTGGTGGTTCGGCCAACAAAACGTTCCTGTTTCAGGAAACGCGGGCGCTGATTTTCAACAAGGAGACGCTTCTGAAGTGGCTGGAGACCAAACTCCGCACACTCGGCACGTCAGCCTGCCCACCCTATCATCTCGCTATCGTGCTGGGCGGTATGTCCGCCGAACAGACGCTCAAGACCGTCAAGATGGCCTCCACGCATTATTACGACTCGCTGCCTGAAACGGGTAACGAGAATGGACAGGCGTTTCGTGACAAGGAGATGGAAGCGGAAGTCCTGAAGCTGACCCAGAAGCTTGGTATCGGCGCGCAGTTTGGCGGCAAGTATTTCTGCCACGATGTGCGCGTGGTGCGTCTGCCGCGTCATGGCGCGTCCTTCCCGGTTGGTATCGGCGTCTCCTGCTCGGCGGACCGTCAGGCCAAGGCCAGGATCACAGCGGAAGGCGTGTTCCTTGAGCAGCTTGAGCATGATCCCGCCCGTTTCCTGCCCGAGACGACGGACGAGCATCTGGAAGGCGAAGCGGTCAATATCGACCTCAACCGTCCGATGGACGAGATCCGCAAGGAACTGTCGAAATATCCCGTCAAGACACGCCTGTCGCTGACCGGCACGATGGTCGTGGCGCGTGATATCGCCCACGCCAAGTTCAAGGAACGGCTGGAGAAGGGCGAGGGGCTGCCGCAGTATCTCAAGGACCATCCGGTCTATTACGCCGGTCCGGCCAAAACCCCGGCGGGCATGCCGACTGGCTCCTTTGGTCCGACGACGGCAGGTCGTATGGATTCGTATGTCGCCGAATTCCAGAAAGCTGGTGGTTCCTATGTTATGCTGGCCAAGGGTAACCGCTCCAAGGCCGTAAAAGATGCCTGCCAGACCTATGGCGGCTTCTATCTCGGTTCGGTCGGTGGTCCTGCGGCGCGTCTGGCCAAGGACTGTATCCGCAAGGTCGAGGTGCTGGAATATCCGGAACTGGGCATGGAGGCGGTCTGGAAGATCGAAGTCGAGAATTTCCCTGCCTTCATCGTGATTGATGACAAGGGCGACGACTTCTACGCCGGCCTGACCTGA
- a CDS encoding VOC family protein, giving the protein MRFTVDRLDHVVLTVRDIEVSASWYQRVLGMEREEYGRHNRTALKFGGQKINLRPEGMEGWETAQFASCGTNDLCFIAAVASEDVIDHLRGCGVEVVEGPVARLGALGPVTSVYCHDPDQNLVEIASYQG; this is encoded by the coding sequence ATGCGCTTCACCGTTGATCGACTGGACCACGTTGTTCTCACTGTCCGTGATATTGAGGTCTCGGCGTCCTGGTATCAGCGCGTTCTTGGCATGGAACGTGAAGAGTATGGGCGTCATAACCGTACGGCGCTGAAATTCGGTGGTCAGAAGATCAACCTGCGTCCGGAAGGCATGGAGGGGTGGGAGACCGCGCAGTTCGCTTCCTGCGGCACCAATGACCTGTGCTTCATTGCAGCCGTCGCCAGCGAGGATGTCATCGACCATCTCAGGGGGTGCGGTGTGGAGGTCGTCGAAGGCCCGGTTGCCCGTCTGGGAGCGCTTGGTCCGGTGACATCAGTCTACTGCCACGACCCGGACCAGAATCTGGTCGAGATCGCATCCTATCAGGGATAG
- a CDS encoding multidrug efflux SMR transporter, with protein MPYFQLIIAICAEVLATSCLKAAEGFSRPIPSLVTLVGYGVAFYFLSLALQTIPTGTTYAIWSGVGVVLVTIIAWVVQGQKLDAAGLVGMGLIVAGVLVINLFSKNSAH; from the coding sequence ATGCCTTATTTTCAGCTGATCATTGCGATCTGCGCCGAAGTGCTTGCCACCTCCTGTCTGAAGGCGGCTGAAGGGTTCAGTCGGCCTATACCGTCTCTGGTGACGCTCGTCGGATATGGAGTAGCGTTTTATTTTCTGTCGCTCGCGCTGCAGACGATTCCCACTGGTACGACCTATGCCATCTGGTCCGGCGTGGGCGTAGTACTGGTCACGATCATCGCCTGGGTGGTGCAGGGACAGAAACTCGATGCAGCAGGTCTGGTCGGCATGGGGCTGATCGTTGCGGGTGTTCTGGTGATCAACCTGTTTTCAAAAAATTCGGCTCACTGA
- a CDS encoding replication-associated recombination protein A has protein sequence MTARREPPPESGNDLFGGSVTDTTGSGSPHAGRGHASTQPLADRLRPTTLDDVVGQQQLLGPAGALTLMLERGTLASLILWGGPGVGKTTIARLLAKAANLRFVQLSAVFSGVADLKKAFDEARRFAEAGRGTLLFVDEIHRFNRAQQDGFLPVVENGTIVLVGATTENPSFALNSALLSRCQVMVLRRLDDPALEALLVRAEEETQRTLPLTESARATLRAMADGDGRYLLNMVEQILSLKTEKPLDPQELARILAKRAVLYDKDREEHYNLISALHKSLRGSDPDAALYWYARMLEGGEDPRYIARRLTRFAAEDVGMADPSALPLAIAAWETYERLGSPEGELALAQLVVHLGTAPKSNAVYKAYGAARQAAKATGSLMPPAHILNAPTRLMKEIGYGDGYQYDHDTEESFSGQNYFPDGMKRQNFYNPKGLGFEREVRRRLDTWAGIRASRAEDGKQS, from the coding sequence ATGACAGCGCGGCGTGAGCCCCCACCTGAATCAGGCAATGACCTGTTCGGCGGCAGTGTCACGGACACCACCGGATCGGGAAGCCCCCATGCAGGCCGAGGGCACGCCTCCACACAACCTCTTGCCGACAGGCTACGCCCGACCACGCTGGATGATGTCGTGGGTCAACAGCAACTGCTTGGCCCTGCTGGCGCTCTGACGCTGATGCTGGAACGTGGCACGCTGGCCAGCCTCATTCTCTGGGGCGGTCCCGGTGTGGGCAAGACCACGATCGCCAGACTGCTCGCCAAGGCCGCCAACCTGCGTTTTGTTCAGCTTTCCGCCGTCTTTTCCGGTGTGGCGGACCTCAAAAAAGCTTTCGATGAAGCGCGACGCTTTGCCGAAGCCGGACGTGGCACCCTGCTGTTCGTGGACGAAATCCACCGCTTCAACCGCGCCCAGCAGGACGGATTTCTGCCTGTAGTGGAAAACGGCACCATTGTGCTCGTTGGGGCAACGACGGAAAATCCGTCCTTCGCCCTGAATTCTGCGCTGTTGTCACGCTGTCAGGTCATGGTGCTGCGTCGTCTGGACGATCCCGCGCTGGAGGCCCTGCTGGTCCGGGCAGAAGAAGAGACGCAACGTACCCTGCCGCTGACCGAATCCGCCCGCGCCACCCTGCGCGCCATGGCGGATGGCGATGGCCGTTACCTGCTGAACATGGTCGAGCAGATTCTCAGTCTGAAGACGGAAAAACCGCTCGATCCGCAGGAACTGGCGCGCATTCTGGCCAAGCGCGCGGTGCTGTACGACAAGGACCGCGAAGAACACTACAATCTCATCTCCGCTCTGCACAAGTCCCTGCGTGGCTCTGACCCGGATGCGGCCCTTTACTGGTATGCGCGTATGCTCGAAGGCGGCGAAGACCCTCGCTACATTGCCCGTCGCCTGACCCGCTTTGCGGCTGAAGATGTCGGAATGGCCGATCCTTCCGCCCTGCCACTCGCCATTGCCGCATGGGAGACTTACGAGCGATTAGGCTCGCCCGAGGGTGAACTGGCGCTGGCGCAGCTTGTCGTGCATCTTGGCACCGCGCCGAAATCAAATGCCGTCTACAAAGCCTATGGTGCGGCGCGACAGGCGGCGAAAGCCACGGGCAGCCTGATGCCTCCGGCCCATATTCTCAATGCGCCGACCAGGCTCATGAAAGAGATCGGCTACGGAGATGGCTATCAGTACGATCATGACACGGAAGAAAGTTTCTCCGGCCAGAACTACTTTCCGGACGGCATGAAACGGCAGAATTTCTACAATCCGAAAGGGCTCGGCTTTGAACGGGAAGTGCGTCGCAGACTGGACACATGGGCCGGAATAAGGGCAAGCCGCGCAGAAGACGGCAAGCAATCGTGA